The Lichenihabitans psoromatis genomic interval CAGATCTCGCGGCGCATGCGGCCGAGGGGCGGCAGACGACGCATTACTCGATCGCGGATGCAGCCGGAAACGCGGTGTCGGTCACGACCACGCTCAATGCTTGGTTCGGAGCGCGACGCGTCGCGGGAACAACCGGCATTCTGGTCAATAATGAGATGGACGATTTCACCGCCAAAATTGGGTCCGCCAACATGTTCGGCCTCGTCCAAGGCGAGAATAACGTTATCGCGCCCGGCAAAACGCCGCTGAGTTCGATGACCCCGACCATCATCACGCGCGGCGACAAGCTGGTGGCGGTCATCGGCAGTCCCGGCGGATCGCGCATCATCACGACCGTGGTCGAGGTCATCATCAACATGGTCGACCATGGCATGACCATTGCCGAGGCCATCGATGCGCCGCGCATCCATGTGCAGGATGCACCGGCCACGATCGCAATCGAACCTTTCGCGCTCTCCCCCGACACCCGACATCTTCTCGAACGGTCTGGCCATGTCTTTGAAGACAGCGCCGTGTGGAGCATGGCGCAGGGGATTCTGACCGGCGCACCGGCGCTGTCGCCTCCGCCCGTCGACACGCATGCGCTGTCGATCCCGGATAATTTCGCCCAGCGCTATCAGCTCTATGGCGCACGGGATGAGCGGGGCCCCACCGGCGCCGCAAGGGGCTTCTGATGTCGCTCCCGACCAGGCGCCAGGGGCCGGACGCGCGCCAGCCGATCCGCATGGAACGGCTCGCCACGCTGCCGATCTTTCTCAAGCTCGGGCAAAAACGCGCCGTCATGGCGGGCGGATCTCTTCCCGCCGTCTGGAAAGCCGAATTGCTGTCGGCCTGCGGTGCCGATGTCACGATCTTCACGGCCGAGCCCTGCCCCGAACTCCTCGACCTCGTCGTCTCTCCGCCCGGTGGACCGATCGACATCGTGGCGCGGGACTGGCGGCCGGATGACCTCGTCGGAGCCGCTGTCGCGATCGGCGCGATCGAGGAGGAGGCGGATGCGACCGCCTTTCGGGATGCGGCGCGGCAAGCCGGCGTTCCGGTCAACGTCATCGACAAGCCGGCCTTCTGTGACTTTCAATTCGGGACCATCGTCGGCCGCTCACCAATGGTGATCGGCATCTCGACCGACGGAGCCGCACCGGTCTTCGGTCAGGTCGTCCGCGCTCGGATCGAGGCTCTCCTGCCCCAAGGCCTGCGGCGCTGGGCGGAAGCCGCGCGCGACTGGCGTCCGGCTGTTCAGGCCTATGGTTTCGATTTTCGATCGCGTCGGCGGTTCTGGGAAGCCTTTACGGACCGGGCCTTCGCGGCGGTCGATAAAGAACCTCTTGACGCGGATTTCGACGCCTGCCGTGACGCGGCTTTATCGCAACGCGCAGCCTCGACGGCCGCGAGTGTCGTGCTGGTCGGGGCTGGACCGGGCCACCCCGACGATATGACTTTGCGCGGAATCCGCGCCCTGCAAACCGCAGACGTCGTGATTCACGGATCCGACGTTGCCGAGCCAATCGTCGCCTTTGCGCGCCGCGAAGCCGTCAAGGTGGTGGTGGATGCGCCACTCGGCTCAACACTGCCGGCGATGGTTCAACAGCAGCTTCAGCCCGGACGCCGCGTGGCTTGGCTCGACCGAGGCAACCCCGACCTCTGCGAACGTTGGGTTGCTCGCGCTGTCCAACTCGCCGCCGGCTCAGTGACGGTCGAGACGACCTCGGGGCTTGGCTTATGTCCGGATTGTACGCCGGACTGCCCAGCCTGGATCAAACTATCGAGACGCTAAAACCCCCGGGTCGGATCGGCCCGAGGTCAGATGGAGTTTTCACAAGATCGGCCGGGAGGCCGATCTTGTTCGTCCGGCTATTCTGCCGAAACTTTCGCTGGCTGAAGCGCCGTATGCGACGCATGTCCACCCTTTCGGCCCGCTTGAGCCGCCAGTTGATGATCTTGCGAGAAGCTGCGCTTTTCAGGGTTGACGCTCCGTCCCCCCTTCCGACCGGCTTCTGATGCCAAACCAGGATTTTGCGAAAAGCTTCGCTTTTCATTCGGCACGCTCTCGCCGCCTTTGCGGGCGATCGCACGCCGTTTTTCGACATCCATCGAGGCGAAGCCTCGGGTGGATGTGGGTAGGCTTTGGGTTGGCTCGGTCATATCCTCGCACCTGCTCGTGACGCCCCTCGCAGAGATGAACGCTGCGACCCCAGGGCAGTTCCGCGTTCGGGGCCACACGCTGTCCGGCAAAGAGCGACCCAGGGTCGCGGGGGGTCGACCGAGCCACCTCACGCCTTCATTGCGCGTCACGCCACGATGAGATCGAAGAGGGTCTTAGGAGTCTCGGCCGTTTGCGGGTAAAACGCGGCTCGTCGCGGGTGGCCGTCGCGGCCGGCCCGTTGTCCTCCAGACAGGACCATCGCATGCCGCCCGATTCCGCCACGCTGCACAGCGTCATCGCCTTGCTCGATCGGTTGGTGTCGTTCGACACCGAGAGCGCGAAAACGAACCTGCCCCTGATCCATGCGGTTGCCGATCACTGCCGCATGCAGGACGTGCCGTTTCGCCTCGCGCCGAATGCAGCAGGCGACAAGGCGGCGCTGATCGCCACGATCGGACCCATGGTTGACGGCGGCATCGTGCTGTCGGGCCATACCGACGTTGTACCGGTCAAAGGGCAGGCTTGGACGAGCGATCCCTTTACGATGCGGCGCGACGGAAACCGCCTTTTCGGGCGGGGCACCTGCGACATGAAGGGGTTCGACGCGCTCGCTCTCGCCATGATCCCCGCCTTCAAGGCCGCTCGTCTGTCGGTGCCGATCCACATCGTCTTGAGTTACGACGAGGAGGTCACCTGCCTCGGGTCGGAGGACATCATACGCCAGTTCGGCAACGGTCTGCCGATGCCCCGCGCCGTCATCGTCGGTGAACCCACCATGATGCAGGTCGCGGACTCACATAAGTCCGTCTGCACCTATGCGACCCATGTCGAGGGGCATGAAGCGCATTCGGCCAAGCCGGCGCTCGGCGCCGACGCCATCGCGGCGGCGGTCGACATCGCCTGCGAATTGATGCGGCTCGGCGATCGGTTCGAGCAGGAGGGTGACCGCACCGGCCGCTTCGATCCTGCTTTTTCGACGGTCCATGTCGGCCTGATCAACGGCGGAACCGCTCGCAATATTCTCGCGAAACAATGCGATCTCCTTTGGGAGTTTCGCGGCTTGCCGTCTGTCCCGCTTGATACGGCCTATCGCCATCTCGAGCGCTACGTCGCCGAGAAAGCTCTGCCCACGCTCAATCGCTATTCGGACAAGGGAACGATCTCGACGACCGTCGAGGTCGAGGTGCCGGGACTCGAGCCGGATGCGGGCTCCGCAGCCGAAGTGCTGGCGCTTCGCGCCGCAAAGGCCAACCATACCATTAGCGTATCCTATGCCACCGAAGGTGGGCGCTTCCAAGGTGCAGGCCTGCCGACCGTCATTTGCGGGCCAGGAAGCATCGATCAAGCCCATCAACCCGATGAGTTTATCGAGATTTCTCAATTGTCGGAGGGCATTGCCTTCATGCATCGACTGATCGATGGGCTTCGCTGACGACAGCGTGAGCGCAGAGACGAGCCTCCGCGCTCACGCCCAGCGGGATCAGGCGGGGAAGACGTCGATGATTTCGAGCGTTTCCGGATCGACCACGACGATGTCGCCCCGCACAAGAAGAAATTCGTAACCCTCGTAGTCCGGGTAGGCGTCGATGATGCTCGGGGGCAACGGATTGAGCTCGAGGGCGCGCGGAACGCGGACGCCGACATTCAAGGCGAAATCGACCGCCTGCAATTCACGGATCCCAAGGCCGTTGATGGCG includes:
- a CDS encoding NAD(P)-dependent oxidoreductase → MSLPTRRQGPDARQPIRMERLATLPIFLKLGQKRAVMAGGSLPAVWKAELLSACGADVTIFTAEPCPELLDLVVSPPGGPIDIVARDWRPDDLVGAAVAIGAIEEEADATAFRDAARQAGVPVNVIDKPAFCDFQFGTIVGRSPMVIGISTDGAAPVFGQVVRARIEALLPQGLRRWAEAARDWRPAVQAYGFDFRSRRRFWEAFTDRAFAAVDKEPLDADFDACRDAALSQRAASTAASVVLVGAGPGHPDDMTLRGIRALQTADVVIHGSDVAEPIVAFARREAVKVVVDAPLGSTLPAMVQQQLQPGRRVAWLDRGNPDLCERWVARAVQLAAGSVTVETTSGLGLCPDCTPDCPAWIKLSRR
- the argE gene encoding acetylornithine deacetylase, with the protein product MPPDSATLHSVIALLDRLVSFDTESAKTNLPLIHAVADHCRMQDVPFRLAPNAAGDKAALIATIGPMVDGGIVLSGHTDVVPVKGQAWTSDPFTMRRDGNRLFGRGTCDMKGFDALALAMIPAFKAARLSVPIHIVLSYDEEVTCLGSEDIIRQFGNGLPMPRAVIVGEPTMMQVADSHKSVCTYATHVEGHEAHSAKPALGADAIAAAVDIACELMRLGDRFEQEGDRTGRFDPAFSTVHVGLINGGTARNILAKQCDLLWEFRGLPSVPLDTAYRHLERYVAEKALPTLNRYSDKGTISTTVEVEVPGLEPDAGSAAEVLALRAAKANHTISVSYATEGGRFQGAGLPTVICGPGSIDQAHQPDEFIEISQLSEGIAFMHRLIDGLR
- a CDS encoding general stress protein, with product MDVEKRRAIARKGGESVPNEKRSFSQNPGLASEAGRKGGRSVNPEKRSFSQDHQLAAQAGRKGGHASHTALQPAKVSAE